A DNA window from Plasmodium vinckei vinckei genome assembly, chromosome: PVVCY_02 contains the following coding sequences:
- a CDS encoding mitochondrial carrier protein, putative, which translates to MEKKQQDVIEKNELDSNNMTQTIYGSIIASTITRIVLYPFDTIKVNKQVSIIKNNLNSANSNITNHTSCSKNILSTRQRPFLFSFISRFGFKGLYNGFIFSSLTTIPATSFYFCCYEYLKSLKFNKKINEENKNNWESSRISNFLNYCFLAIFSEAISCTIFVPIDTIKERLQAQKYLGLKEYTNSYQLIKNFIHNEGISRLYRGYTSTCLTYGLFCGSFFFLQNTGTDLMKTLKIEESDFNKFSLNLASSFISGIITSPLEIVRIRLQLQEKDKTSFYYKNSFDGIKTLWREGQGGFLNLFKGNLYRCFLVCLSMSMNVTLIDMYKNFASTK; encoded by the exons atggaaaaaaaacaacagGATGTCatcgaaaaaaatgaattag atagtaataatatgacCCAAACAATATATGGGTCTATAATAGCTTCAACCATAACTCGAATTGTTTTATATCCTTTTGATACAATCAAAGTTAATAAGCAAGTCtctataattaaaaataacttGAATAGTGCAAATAGTAATATTACTAACCACACTTCATgttctaaaaatatattatcaacaAGGCAACGTCCGTTCCTTTTCTCTTTTATATCACGATTTGGATTTAAAGGATTATACAACGGGTtcat TTTCTCGTCGCTCACTACCATCCCAGCAACGAGTTTTTACTTTTGTTgttatgaatatttaaagagtttaaaatttaataaaaaaataaatgaagaaaataaaaataattgggAAAGTTCGAgaatttcaaattttttaaattattgttttttag CAATTTTCTCTGAAGCTATATCTTGCACTATATTCGTCCCAATAGACACTATAAAAGAAAGATTGCAA GCGCAAAAATATTTGGGACTAAAGGAATATACAAATTCATATCagttgataaaaaattttattcacAACGAAGGGATTTCAAGA CTCTATAGAGGATACACATCGACATGTTTAACATATGGCCTTTTCTGTGGctcttttttcttcttacaaaat ACTGGAACTGATTTAATGAAAACCCTGAAAATCGAGGAATCCGATTTTAACAAGTTTAGTCTAAATTTGGCTTCCTCTTTCATATCTGGAATAATCACATCCCCCTTAGAAATTGTCCGAATAAG acTGCAACTGCAAGAAAAGGACAAAACATCCTTTTACTACAAAAACTCTTTTGAT GGAATAAAAACCTTATGGAGAGAAGGGCAAGGAGggtttttaaatttgttcaAAGGAAACCTATACCGATGTTTTTTAGTTTGCTTAAGTATGAGTATGAATGTGACACTCATTGATATGTACAAAAACTTTGCATCAACTAAATAA
- a CDS encoding secreted ookinete protein, putative has protein sequence MKFVFIFIFAIIISTFFSKNIKCFNDVNSNEQKNIQEQNDKGDSSTSAQGNQNPDEINEEHNKKEDKLNEDDDKQYTTETDLTHDNDIMDEELYEYDNNEIFENDTDYTRDDEEKDDPLHNIEQMDSEENINNSPKKEEQNSNTENEVKKNPNENGNDKYNQDLINFEKEFRKVDEDSGDNITMEDIGLNLKNDADKNMNKSDKNDDLANQNDDQASQNENAHNKQNINENNDWKGKVYAKENIPHDYKNEMLLGKEHESIKYFFEILTEIFIIIKLGIMHRYTNYLIPLKNIIIHKILNKIEFIFTTILWLHKLGSEHYRDTYGFILIILFILALKYIIKQTTFKFKKKKDDENGVFKNKSSEHIYIENLLKRILYKVERKSGFEFEDNNNIDILQHILENTDNLLVNSSIINKENKTIYTDMTSNINNIGVFTYVSTQALKKINYKTDVIISELTGGRPHDLGDIPDDNKTDTYQNLSMNEYDEYDINKMKDNFINYNEYDEKYINNKLGYNMMDNHNEFQDLAANFVKKNNDYPFPNANNNMIRVDNMIYGEPGEEEGNDHIGDPVTGLENHIDKNINDNIEGNTIRRSINSSSKISGNISHYSTGHVGMYGVIPNGKNNNTNDFEENDIHSFHLKKTEEENPNSPYMSPYLKGNQKTDLIESNINNSMLNQNDKTHNTNGINNLGNPNEEMDNISSPPYRYNQNINNNIRDSKEHINNYPPNFMHNKKPSIPLNENNSIHDSIQENYNYHIQGGESSRGPIVPDMNNEEIMTSPNIISNYENRSDLPVQPPDLVNNLSNNSTSFLNERENGITNLENDSFMNKQNTVPNLAPPPFSYVTPPQQCTENISARTSKYLTQRKERQQIVATKSPFN, from the exons atgaaatttgtttttatatttatatttgcaattattatatcaacattttttagtaaaaatataaaatgctTTAATGATGTAAATTCAAATgagcaaaaaaatatacaagaGCAAAATGATAAGGGGGATAGTAGTACTTCAGCGCAAGGAAACCAAAATCctgatgaaataaatgaagagcataataaaaaagaggaCAAGCTAAATGAAGACGATGACAAACAATATACCACCGAAACGGACTTAACACATGACAACGATATAATGGATGAGGAATTATACgaatatgataataacgaaatttttgaaaatgacACAGATTACACAAGGgatgatgaagaaaaagacGACCCCCTTCACAATATTGAACAAATGGATAGTGAAgagaatataaataatagtcctaaaaaagaagaacaAAACAGTAATACTGAAAatgaagtaaaaaaaaatccaaacgaaaatggaaatgataaatataatcaagatttaataaattttgaaaaagagTTTAGAAAAGTTGACGAAGATTCAGGTGATAATATTACAATGGAAGATATTGGtttaaatttgaaaaatgatgctgataaaaatatgaacaagtcagataaaaatgatgaccTAGCTAACCAAAATGATGACCAAGCTAgccaaaatgaaaatgcacacaataaacaaaacataaacgaaaataatgattggAAAGGAAAAGTATATGCAAAGGAAAATATTCCACATGATtacaaaaatgaaatgCTACTCGGAAAAGAACATGAgtcaataaaatatttttttgaaattttaactgaaatatttattataataaaattaggTATTATGCATagatatacaaattatttaattccattaaaaaatataataatccataaaattttaaataaaatagaatttatatttacaactATATTATGGTTACACAAGTTAGGTAGTGAACATTATCGAGATACATATGgctttatattaataatattattcatattagctttaaaatatataataaaacaaacaacttttaagtttaaaaaaaaaaaagatgatgaaaatggtgtatttaaaaataaaagtagtgaacatatatatattgaaaatttattaaaaagaattttatataaagttGAAAGAAAAAGTGGATTTGAATTtgaagataataataatattgatatattgcaacatattttagaaaatacggataatttattagtaaatagtagtataataaataaagaaaataaaacaatatatactGATATGACAtccaatataaataatataggtGTTTTTACATATGTTTCTACACaagctttaaaaaaaattaactaTAAAACGGATGTTATAATTAGTGAATTAACAGGAGGTAGACCACATGATTTAGGGGATATTCCAGATGACAACAAAACAGATACTTATCAAAATTTATCAATGAATGAATATGACgaatatgatataaataaaatgaaagataattttataaattataatgaatatgatgaaaaatatattaacaataaaTTAGGGTATAACATGATGGATAATCATAATGAATTTCAGGATCTTGCTgcaaattttgtaaaaaaaaataatgactATCCTTTTCCTAATgccaataataatatgattaGAGTAGATAACATGATATATGGTGAACCTGGTGAAGAAGAAGGAAATGATCATATAGGGGATCCAGTAACTGGTTTGGAAAACcatatagataaaaatattaatgacaATATTGAAGGAAACACTATTAGAAGAAGTATAAATAGTTCGAGTAAAATTTCTGGAAATATTTCCCATTATTCAACAGGACATGTTGGAATGTATGGCGTAATCCCTAATggcaaaaataataatacaaatgattttgaagaaaatgatattcattcttttcatttgaaaaaaacgGAAGAAGAGAATCCCAATTCACCATATATGAGTCCCTATTTAAAAGGAAATCAAAAAACAGATTTAATAGAAAgtaacataaataattcaatgTTAAATCAAAACGATAAAACACATAATACTAATggaattaataatttaggAAATCCAAATGAAGAAATGGATAATATTAGTTCACCTCCATATCGATATAACCAAaacattaataataatataagagATTCAAAagaacatataaataattatcctcctaattttatgcataataaaaaaccaTCAATTCCTttgaatgaaaataattcaattcATGACAGTATtcaagaaaattataattatcatattCAGGGTGGAGAATCCAGTAGAGGCCCAATAGTACCTGACATG aataatgaagaaataatGACAAGTCCCAATATAATTAGTAACTACGAAAACCGATCAGATTTACCTGTCCAGCCACCAGATTTGGTGAATAATTTATCAAACAATAGTACCTCTTTTTTGAATGAACGAGAAAATGGAATAACaaatttagaaaatgatagttttatgaataaacaaaatactGTTCCTAACCTTGCACCAc CCCCCTTTTCTTATGTGACTCCACCACAGCAATGTACTGAAAATATATCAGCACGGACTAGCAAATACCTAACTCAAAGAAA gGAACGACAACAAATAGTTGCGACAAAATCTccttttaattaa